CCGCATGGGAAATTCTAGCAACGGCGCTTTGTCCGCGTCTTGTTCTTCAGCGCCATGTGTTAAATACCCAGTCAGATGTTGGGCTTGGCATACCCTATCGCCGGCATCTAAAGTGTTCCCGTTACGCATGTTTCGAATCGATACACACAGTACTCATTACAAGGGGGATTTATGAAATTGTCACAAATAGCTGCGGTTGTGTTGATAGGCATAGTGGCTGTGTTCGCTGCCGCATGCGGTTCGTCGGGAACGCCAACGACCGGATTTACAACTTATACCGATAGTATCAACGGCTTCTCTATATCCGTACCCGACGGTTGGGAACCGAATGAGGACGCATCGGGAGTCTTCTTCATCTCTCCCACGACATGCGCGGAGTGGTATCCTTTCGGCGCCGTGACGGCTTCTTATGAAGAAGGGTACACCAGCGCTGAGATATATTTCACCGAAGTCATTGAACCGATGATCGCAATCTTTAATGAATACAACCTCGTTTCCAAACAGAACCTTACTATAGACGGCATACCTGCGTTAAGAGTGATATATACCTATGTGGGCGATTACGGAGAGTCTGTGCAGGAAACGTTCTGTGTTCTTATCAGCCAGCAAACAGCGTAGCTGATTGTCGGTTCATGCGACGTTACATGCTGGAATACATATCAGGGCACATTTAATACCATGGCGAACAGCTTCAATCTTCTATATTAGTAGCTTATAGGCCTCGAAGCTACTGAGGGAATATTGTGAGGCTACCTCGATTAAAGTGGCATCGAGGATGAAACTTATTTCCCCGCCTTCTCGATGTACTGCACAAAGTCGCCTATGGTAACAAAATTCCTCATGGCGTCCACATCAACCTCGACGTTGAATGCGCCCTCCACGGCGATGATTATCTGAACCCAGTGGAGTGAATCGGCCTTAATATCTTTTAAAGGCGTGTTCAATGCTATATCGCCCTCCGTGCCGTGCGTAACCTTAGCGATCATCTTCTTTAACTGGTCTAATGTGGACATGCATCCTCCTCGGATTCAAGAAAAGGGCGAGACGACCTCGCCCCTACACGCTACTCACTACACGCTATTATCTAAAAATCACTGACGGTTAACAAGCCCCTGTATGCGCTCCAGCTCGGCTCTCAGCTTGCCGACGAAGTCGCTCTCAAGCGTCTGCCTGGCCTGCTTCATAGTGCCCACGATCTGAGCCGCGTCCGCCGCCCCGTGCGCCACGCAGGCTACCCCGCCCACCCCCCACATCGGGCCGCCCCCCATGGCCGTAGCCGGGCTCAGCAGCTTATAGAGCTTATCGTTGGTGGTCTTCAATATGCCGCCGTCGACGCTGTCCTTGAGCTCTTTCTCCAGCCAAGCGGTCGCGGTGCGCCCGATGCCCTCGCAGAACTTGATCAGAATATTGCCGACGAAGCCGTCGCAGACGACGACGTTGGCCTTGCCCAGCGGTATGTCCATGCCCTCCACGTTGCCGATGAAATTGAGGCCGCTCTGCTTCAGCAGCGGATAGGCCGCCTTGGTCATCTCATTGCCCTTGCCCTCCTCGGCGCCCACGTTGAGCAGCCCGACGGTGGGGTTCTCGATGCCCATGAAGCTGCGGCAATAGACGGCTCCGGCCACGGCGAAGTTGACCATGTGATAGGGCTGCGCGCCGACGACAGCGCCCATGTCCAGCAGGACGGTCCCGGGCGCCAGCCCCAGGAAGGCTCCACCGATCATGGGGCGGTCCAGGCCGGGCAGCACGCCCAGGTGCTGCATGGCGGCCACCATACACGCGCCGGTATTGCCCGCGCTGACCATGACATCGGCCTCGCCGTCCTTGACCAGCTTCGCGGCGATGGAGATGGAGTTGTTGGGCTTTTTGAAGACCTCGTAGGCCGCTTCCTGACCATCTTTGATGACATCAGTAGCCTCGACGATGCGACAGGTGATGCCGTCGACGTTGTGTTTAGCGACCTCGCGCTCGATATCGGAGACGGTGCCAGTCAGGATGACCTCGGCATCGAACTCGCGCGCGCCCATTATCGCACCCTTCACTATCTCGGCCGGGGCGAAGTCGCCGCCCATGGCATCTATCGCGACTCTCAGCTTCTTCGGGGTATTGGTCATCAAAAGCCTCCTCTGCCTGATTCCCCTTGGTCCCCCTTTAGAAAAGGGGGATTCAGGGGGATTTTTGTAGGGGCGACCCTCGTGGTCGCCCTCCAGAGGGCAGGTACAAGACCTGCCCCTACAAAATAAATCTCGACACCCTTCCACCGTACGGTCACGGCGCGCCGTGCCCCCTACCAGCTAACCTTTATCGCATCGTGCTTGCAGACATCGCGACAATTGCTGCCCTTCGCGGCGCAGGACACGATGCCGGGACACACGTATGACAGCTTCTTGCGCAGATTCTCTTTGACCGCGGCGTACGGACCTCGGCCGTCCTCGCTAATCATGGTCAAAACGCGACCTGGGCAAGCCTCCACGCAAAGCCCGCAGCCGTCGCATTTTGCTGTGTCGACCGTAATGAAATATTCTCCCGTGCCGTCCGAGTACCCGTACTGTATCTCGACGCCGCCGGCAATGACACCTTTCAGCCGTTCCTCGGCGTAAAGCGCGGCGCCCAGCGCACCCGCGAGCTGCGGGTCCGGGCACAGCAGCGGCTCCATGCCGACCTTCTCCGTCAATTTAGCGACCATCCCCTTGTTCTTGGCAATGCCGCCCGTGATGCTAAAATCCGCTTGTATGCCGACGCGCTTCAGCAACCCCAGGCTTCTCTGCGCGATAGCGTCGTTCAGTCCGGCCAGTATGTCGCCCTTCTCCGCGCCCTTTCTGCGATAGGCCAGGGCCTCGGTCTTGGCGAAAACGGCGCATATCGTATTGAAAGGAACTGGATTTCTAGCCTGAGTGGCCAGCGCGCCGCTCTCCGACAGCGGAACGCCCAGGACTTCCGCGATCATCTCGAGAAACCGGCCCGTTCCACCGGCGCACTTGTCGTTCATGACGAACTTGGTGACACGCCCCTGCCCGTCCACGCTGATGGCCTTGCAGTCCTGCCCGCCCATATCCAGCACGGTGCGCACCGAGGGGAAATAAAAGTTGATGCCGCGCGCGTGGCAGCTTATCTCTGACACATTTTCTTTCGCGAACGGCACGAGCACGCGCCCGTAGCCGGTAGCGACGATGTAATCGATATTTTCGACATTCAGCCCCGTGCCTTCCAGCAGATTCGACATCGTCGTGGTCGATGTCATCACGCTGTCGGGAAGCGTATCGCCGATGGTGGAAGAGACGATCTGCCCATCCTTGAGCAGCACCGCCTTGGCCGCGCGCGAGCCGATATCGATGCCGGCGACTATGGTCATGCCGCGGCCCCCTTATCGACATTTTCTTTTGCGATTATGGCCGCGCCCAGCGCAGCTACAATCTGGGGTGACTCCGGCACGAAGACCTTGAATCCCATGTCCTGCTCCAGTATGTTGATGAATCCTTTGTTCATGGCCACCCCGCCCACCACGGCCACCCTCTGCTCGATGCCGACGCGCTTGCACATGGCCATGACGCGGCTGGACATTGAGGCGAAAATACCGGCGACGATGTCCGGCATGGGCGTAGGCGGCACGCGGTGCACGTTCGATATCACTTCCGACTCGGCGAAGACGGCGCAGGTGTTGGATATCTCCGCCCGCGCCTTGGCCTGGAACGATATCTCCGACATCTCCTCAAGCGACATCCTCATTATCTTTGACATCTGCTGTAAAAATATCCCCGTCCCCGAGGCGCACTTGTCCTGGTTCTCCCACGCGCTGAGCTTTCCCTTGGCATTCAATTTGAGCGCCGCGCTGCTCTCCCCGCCAACATCAATGACGGTGCGAATCGAGGGGTTGAGGTGATGGACGCCGCGGGCGATGCAGGTGTTTATCGCCTTGTGCTGCGGGCTGAACTTTACCGACTTGCCCCCCATGCCCGTCGCAACGATATGCCAGCCGTTCGTCAAGTCGACGATATTTCCGTTCGACGCCAGCCGAACCGCCTCCCGCGCGCTCTGCTCCGCGTCGTCACCCGTCTCGGCAACGCCAAAAGCGAAGCCGCCGTCATCATTAAGAACGACGGCCTTGGTGGTCAAACTGCCGACATCAATACCTAAGTAATTCATGAGCTATATTCTAACCCAGCGGAATCCTGATGAGAAGACAGCGGCGGGGAAGCAGCTGTCATTTTCAATCGCTTATCAATTGAACCGCGGCATAGATTATCCCGTCTATCGCCAGGAAGGCCACGGCCAGGGCTATGATGATCACAAGGGGAGAGCGTTTCCTTCCGCCGGCGTCTGCAGCTTCCTCCGTCGATTCCATCTGCTTGAATTCATCATCCACAAGCTCAGGCTCTTGCGGCCGCCGCGGTTTAGCGGGTGCGGCCTTCGGCGCTTTCTTCCTCACAGGCTCCGGCGCTACTTTTTTCCTAGCGGAGACGCCTTTTGCAGGCACCGTTTCCCGCCGCGAAACTGGCTGTTTCCTTTCAACAGTATGAGCTTTTTGTTCCTCTGTTATTCGCCGGGCAGGCCTCTCAGACACAGCCTTCGACGCAGAGCTATCGTCGCCCCAATCGTCACCCCATGACGAATCAGAAGCATCTCTTCTTCTCATGGAACGACCGGACCCATGAGCCGACCCGCGCTCGCCCTTTGCGGGATTACTGATGGCGCGTACGGCCCCGGCGTCAGGGGAAACCCCCTCCCCCTGCCGCCGCGCCCTGTATTCCGCGGCCTCGGCGGATCCCGGCCATCTGGTCTTGGAAAATTCGCCTTTCCTGGTTCCTGCCGCTAAATTAAGCGTCTTTTTACGTTGAGACGGAGTAGACGCGGCCCTTGATGTGTAGTCACCCTTGTTCCAGATATTTGTCGGGGGTTCATCAGCCAGAACCATGCCTTTGGTAGCATGCTCATCCCTCTGCCGCCGCATGTCCTCCATCCGGGGTCTTCCCATAGACCTTCCCCCGCCTATCTCGGTGTACACGCTGCCCTCGATGGGAACCATGCCTTTGCACTTGGGGTAATTAATGCAGACGTAGTACTTGATATCGCTTATTTTTGACGTACGCAAGGTTGTTCTGCTGCCGCACTCGGGACACCTGATAACGCCCATTTTCTAATACCTCAATACCGTGCGATATCGAAAAATATTGTTTGTTTAATATACTCTAATTCTCATCTATCCTCAAGCATCTCGAAGGACTGCTATTTCGATTGCGAGTCGACGGCCTTATTAAGCTTGCTTTGTCGTCTATCCTCGTTGTCTCCTACCCAGAAAAGGATTCCTCCTGTCATAGATACCAAAAAGAAGACAACCATAAATAACAAGATAATATATGTGCCAATGTATATTTCAGCGTCGGAATTGCGATGTCCACAAAAAAACCAAATAAGGCACAAGATAAAACCGAATACGCCTACAATCATAAGAATCACGCCGACTGTTTTCTTCCGATTTCGTGTCGGCTCGACTGGGCTCTCCTCTTCGTCCGCCATTATCTGTCCTCCAGCATCTCGAAGAACTGCTCCATCTTGGCACGCACCTCGGCCTCGGAGGTGACTGTGGGATCCACCACGTCGCAATCGATGGTCACGACAGGGATATCGATCTCCTCCAGCAGGTCTTTGAACAGCTTTATCGTGGCGCAGGTGTGCCTGCAACCCACGTCGGCCCAGTAGACCGCCCCGTCGACTTTATACTCCTCGGCGCATTGTTTGATGCTGCCTATGGCCCGGTTATCGAGCGGGCCGTACATGCGCATCTCCGGTATCATAAAGGACTTCTTGGCCACTGCCTCCAGCGGCTTAGACGGGTCGAGCTTACCCTCGCCCCAGAAGGTGAAGAACGGCTCGGTCACGCTGACCGCCCCGTGCTCAACGGCGATGCGGTCCAGGAAGCCCATGAGGTACATCGGGGGCAGGAAGAACGTCATCAGGCGGAATTTCTCCTTGTCGACGGCGCCCTTGCCCTGCTCAACCATTTCTGCCAGCTCATCGCGCAGCGTCTCCAGGTATTCAATGGCCTCGGGTTGGCCGGGGAAAAGATAGTCGATAGTAAGCAGCTGCAGGAAACCCAGCGGCGAGAACGGAGTGGGAACGGCCTTCCTCATCTCGTTTATCTCACGTATGAGCTCTATCTGCAGGTCCATACGGGCCACGATCTCCGCCAGCCGGTCCCAGTGCATGCGCCTGCCCGATTTGTATTCCAGGAACGATACCATGTCGTGCAGCTCCCCCGCCAGGTACTGCAGCTCCCCCTCGCTCTCCTTGAACGGGTGGTCGATGAAGAACCCCGGCGCGCCCGTTATCTTCATGATTAGCTCGCCGGCCTTGGCCGTGTTGTCGCAGACCAGGCTGGACCAGAGCATGACGTCCGGCCACGGTATCGATTTGTTGGCGAAGGCGCCGGCCAGCCCACGATGTGGCGTGCATATCTCGGAGGCCAGACCCAGCTCAGCGCCGGACGAGAGAATGTCCGAATTCTCGCCGGTAAAGAGCGCCATCATCCAGGTAGTAACCTCTGTGTGCATCGGCACGTAGTCCATGGCGTAGATGAGCTCGGTGGGAAAGAACACCGTGTGCGCCGCGATGAGCCTTCCGCCGTCGTGCGCGTCGAGCAGGCGGCGGTAATAGGTCTCGAGCATCTTATAATACAGGGTGTCGCTCTTGCGCGCATCGGGCTTGGCCTGGTTCATGCGCAGCATGAGCCTGCAGGCCCTGATTATGGATTCGATTTTTTTATTGCTTTCAGTGCTCACAGTTTAAATCAACCCCCTGACCCCCATTCTTGGGGGAATTTTAAAAAGGGATAGGGGACACCCCTAAAACCCCGTCCCCGATTCATCGGGGTACCTCTCTCAAGAGTCTGTCATTGCGAGGAGCCGTTGGCGACGCGGCAATCTCGTCGATATTAAACCCAATAACCCCCATATTTCGATCCTCATGTAGGGGCGAAAAATTCTTCGCCCCTACGGGATACCTATATTTCCGAATCGTCATTCCGGTGAAGACCGGAATCCATAGGGCGAGGCGACCTCGCCCCTACAATCAAATTCGACGCGACATCTATTTCTTCCGCGCCTCCAGCATCTCCAGGAACGCCTGCACCCGCGTGGCGACCTGCCCGGAACCCGCCGAACCGTATTCCACGTCGAGTGCCAATGTCGGTATGCCAACCTCCGACAGCCTGTCCGTCAGTAGCGGCAAATCGTGGGCATACGGCACGCAATACCTCACGATCTCGCTTATCACACCGTCGACCCTGAAGTCGCGGGCGTAATCGATGATGCGGTTGAAGCGCTCGTCGGAGGGGTACATCCGGGCGCAGGGGAAGTTGTTCAAATATCGCCGCGAGATGGCCTCCAGTATCGGCCTCCCATCGTCGAGAACGACCTTATCGCCCCAGTAGCGCGTGCTGGTGCACAGTTCGTCGGTCACGACAAGCGCGCCCTGATCCTCTATCGACTTGACGAACTCCGGATTGGTCAGCACACTGCCCACCAGCATGACCCGCGCCCTGCCGGTGAAGGCCTTGTCGCTGGCCTTCAATTCATCGATTAATTCGGTGATCCACTGATTGAAGAGCTCCTTGGGCATCCTGTACGCCGCGTTGAGCACCTCCAGCGTCTCGGCCCCGCTTATCGGCGGCTTGCCCCACTTGCGCAGCTCATAAAGCTCATGCAACAGGCCGCGCGATTCGTTTAATAAAATTGTCGATTTTAACAGCGCCTTATCCGTTATCTCGACGCCGAAGTGCTCCTCGAAATGTTTCTTGAACAGCACGACCTCGTCATAGTAAAGCTGGTGAGCGCGCTCGGTGAATTTGCGCGGCACGGTCAGCACGTGATGGAAAGGGGTGCCTACATACTGGCGCCAGACATCGAACAGCCGCCGCGCGCCGTCGCAGGTCGAGCCGCCCACGACGCCGTCGAGGAAGTCGTACTGCTTCTCAAGGCCGAGCTGAAGGCAGCTGCGCGAGAACGTGCAATTATTTATGTAAAGATGGGCGTTGGCATCGTCCAGATTGGCCTCGCGAGAGTAACCGATGATGCGTATAGGCAGAGCGCCCGCGGCGTGGATTATCTCCTCGGGAACGTAGGTGCACAGCCATCCGATGACCTTGCCGCCGCGCTTCTTGTGCTCCAGGATTTGAGCGGTTTTTGGGAAGGATTCATTTACTTCACGGAATCGATCGAGTACGCTCAATTTATGATTTCTCCATATGTCGAGATAAATTCATCAGCTTTAAACTAATCAACCCCCTTAATCCCCCACTCTTGGGGGAATTTAAAAAGGGATAGGGGACACCCCTAAAACCCTGTCCCCGATTCATCGGGGTACCTCTCTCAATAATCTGTCATTGCGAGGAGCCGTTGGCGACGCGGCAATCTCGTCGATATTCAAACCCTTAGCCCTCATATTTCGACATTCGCGTAGGGGCAGACCTGCGTGTCTGCCCGCAACAGGGCGAGACGACCTCGCCCCTACAATCAAATCCGACGTTCCCCCGCATAGGGGCAATTCATGAATTGCCCCTACATTGCGACAATCATACGCCTCATAAACCCATCTCTGGGTGGTATCCGATAAACATGCATCCGGGACCGGTGGAGTACCCCATAACCGGGCTGTAGTCGCTCACTATCATGCTCAGGACCTTGAACTCTTTGTTGATCATATCGACAAGTGTCTGCACCGTATCGGGCGCGTCGGCGTGAGAGACCATGAAATGCATCGCTTCAGCGGCTGCCGCATCCTTCTTCACGACCTCTATCATCTTCTTTAACCCCTCGAGCCTGTCCGTCGTCATGTCGGCAAACTCCATAACGCCCTCATCCGACATGCGGTTTACCGGCTTGATGTTCGACTGCGCAGTCTTGAGCGCGTCTTCTTTAGACATGCGTCCGCTGCGATAGGTGTAGCCGACGGTGTCCAGCATGAGCACGCCGCCCGTTACCTTGCGCATCGCCGCGGCGTAGCCCGCCAGCTCATCGAGGCCCTTACCCTTCGCCGCCAGCCCGGCCATCTCGATGGCGATCATGGCCTCCGCGCCGGCCACGGTCTTGGAATCGAAAGCCACGACCCTGGAATTTGGAAACTCCTCTTTGAGCAGATCCGCCGCGACGTTGGCGGACTGGGCTACCGCGCTGAGACCGGACGATATGGTTACAAA
The Dehalococcoidia bacterium genome window above contains:
- a CDS encoding PsbP-related protein is translated as MKLSQIAAVVLIGIVAVFAAACGSSGTPTTGFTTYTDSINGFSISVPDGWEPNEDASGVFFISPTTCAEWYPFGAVTASYEEGYTSAEIYFTEVIEPMIAIFNEYNLVSKQNLTIDGIPALRVIYTYVGDYGESVQETFCVLISQQTA
- a CDS encoding phosphopantetheine-binding protein — its product is MSTLDQLKKMIAKVTHGTEGDIALNTPLKDIKADSLHWVQIIIAVEGAFNVEVDVDAMRNFVTIGDFVQYIEKAGK
- the plsX gene encoding phosphate acyltransferase PlsX translates to MTNTPKKLRVAIDAMGGDFAPAEIVKGAIMGAREFDAEVILTGTVSDIEREVAKHNVDGITCRIVEATDVIKDGQEAAYEVFKKPNNSISIAAKLVKDGEADVMVSAGNTGACMVAAMQHLGVLPGLDRPMIGGAFLGLAPGTVLLDMGAVVGAQPYHMVNFAVAGAVYCRSFMGIENPTVGLLNVGAEEGKGNEMTKAAYPLLKQSGLNFIGNVEGMDIPLGKANVVVCDGFVGNILIKFCEGIGRTATAWLEKELKDSVDGGILKTTNDKLYKLLSPATAMGGGPMWGVGGVACVAHGAADAAQIVGTMKQARQTLESDFVGKLRAELERIQGLVNRQ
- a CDS encoding acyl-CoA dehydratase activase, whose amino-acid sequence is MTIVAGIDIGSRAAKAVLLKDGQIVSSTIGDTLPDSVMTSTTTMSNLLEGTGLNVENIDYIVATGYGRVLVPFAKENVSEISCHARGINFYFPSVRTVLDMGGQDCKAISVDGQGRVTKFVMNDKCAGGTGRFLEMIAEVLGVPLSESGALATQARNPVPFNTICAVFAKTEALAYRRKGAEKGDILAGLNDAIAQRSLGLLKRVGIQADFSITGGIAKNKGMVAKLTEKVGMEPLLCPDPQLAGALGAALYAEERLKGVIAGGVEIQYGYSDGTGEYFITVDTAKCDGCGLCVEACPGRVLTMISEDGRGPYAAVKENLRKKLSYVCPGIVSCAAKGSNCRDVCKHDAIKVSW
- a CDS encoding acyl-CoA dehydratase activase; the protein is MNYLGIDVGSLTTKAVVLNDDGGFAFGVAETGDDAEQSAREAVRLASNGNIVDLTNGWHIVATGMGGKSVKFSPQHKAINTCIARGVHHLNPSIRTVIDVGGESSAALKLNAKGKLSAWENQDKCASGTGIFLQQMSKIMRMSLEEMSEISFQAKARAEISNTCAVFAESEVISNVHRVPPTPMPDIVAGIFASMSSRVMAMCKRVGIEQRVAVVGGVAMNKGFINILEQDMGFKVFVPESPQIVAALGAAIIAKENVDKGAAA
- a CDS encoding 2-hydroxyacyl-CoA dehydratase family protein, which produces MSTESNKKIESIIRACRLMLRMNQAKPDARKSDTLYYKMLETYYRRLLDAHDGGRLIAAHTVFFPTELIYAMDYVPMHTEVTTWMMALFTGENSDILSSGAELGLASEICTPHRGLAGAFANKSIPWPDVMLWSSLVCDNTAKAGELIMKITGAPGFFIDHPFKESEGELQYLAGELHDMVSFLEYKSGRRMHWDRLAEIVARMDLQIELIREINEMRKAVPTPFSPLGFLQLLTIDYLFPGQPEAIEYLETLRDELAEMVEQGKGAVDKEKFRLMTFFLPPMYLMGFLDRIAVEHGAVSVTEPFFTFWGEGKLDPSKPLEAVAKKSFMIPEMRMYGPLDNRAIGSIKQCAEEYKVDGAVYWADVGCRHTCATIKLFKDLLEEIDIPVVTIDCDVVDPTVTSEAEVRAKMEQFFEMLEDR
- a CDS encoding 2-hydroxyacyl-CoA dehydratase family protein, producing the protein MSVLDRFREVNESFPKTAQILEHKKRGGKVIGWLCTYVPEEIIHAAGALPIRIIGYSREANLDDANAHLYINNCTFSRSCLQLGLEKQYDFLDGVVGGSTCDGARRLFDVWRQYVGTPFHHVLTVPRKFTERAHQLYYDEVVLFKKHFEEHFGVEITDKALLKSTILLNESRGLLHELYELRKWGKPPISGAETLEVLNAAYRMPKELFNQWITELIDELKASDKAFTGRARVMLVGSVLTNPEFVKSIEDQGALVVTDELCTSTRYWGDKVVLDDGRPILEAISRRYLNNFPCARMYPSDERFNRIIDYARDFRVDGVISEIVRYCVPYAHDLPLLTDRLSEVGIPTLALDVEYGSAGSGQVATRVQAFLEMLEARKK
- a CDS encoding DegV family protein, with amino-acid sequence MSNVIVMTDTTACLPKDVADKHGIKVVPASQITCDGKTYIEGVTITAREAYDIIKKDPDSFCTAAITPGILLEEFRKVAKEHPQIFFVTISSGLSAVAQSANVAADLLKEEFPNSRVVAFDSKTVAGAEAMIAIEMAGLAAKGKGLDELAGYAAAMRKVTGGVLMLDTVGYTYRSGRMSKEDALKTAQSNIKPVNRMSDEGVMEFADMTTDRLEGLKKMIEVVKKDAAAAEAMHFMVSHADAPDTVQTLVDMINKEFKVLSMIVSDYSPVMGYSTGPGCMFIGYHPEMGL